Proteins encoded in a region of the Quercus lobata isolate SW786 chromosome 8, ValleyOak3.0 Primary Assembly, whole genome shotgun sequence genome:
- the LOC115954745 gene encoding uncharacterized protein LOC115954745, with the protein MEVGAAKKNKKVQEAATLATVVIKKGKFQLPKPGDKRKFGVDTSQKPFGTITHSKETPIYPLVIPSRPAFVEHPRAPGRGKGPFTPPKPPLLLNDDIYAVERVMSIIKEEDINDCDEYAPTAFGESGLHDLAKAMVRMKTLELRCGDYEDQVVNLQKCVKGNNEVIKEL; encoded by the exons ATGGAGGTGGGTGCagccaagaaaaataaaaaggttcaGGAGGCGGCTACTCTTGCTACAGTAGTAATTAAGAAAGGGAAGTTTCAACTTCCTAAGCCTGGTGACAAGAGGAAGTTTGGTGTGGACACTTCCCAAAAGCCCTTTGGGACCATTACTCATTCGAAGGAGACTCCAATTTATCCTTTAGTGATTCCTAGTCGTCCGGCTTTTGTTGAGCATCCAAGGGCACCTGGTAGGGGAAAAGGACCTTTCACTCCTCCCAAACCTCCCCTTCTCCTTAATGATGATATTTATGCTGTGGAGCGAGTCATGTCTATTATCAAGGAGGAGGATATAAATGATTGTGACGAGTATGCTCCTACAGCTTTTGGGGAGTCTGGGCTGCATGACCTTGCCAAG GCAATGGTGAGGATGAAGACTCTTGAGCTAAGGTGCGGGGACTATGAGGACCAAGTGGTCAATCTTCAGAAGTGTGTGAAGGGCAACAATGAGGTCATCAAAGAGCTGTAG